From Cellulomonas chengniuliangii, the proteins below share one genomic window:
- a CDS encoding MerR family transcriptional regulator: MATFTPAETARRSGFSIDTLRYYERIGLLSGVRRDHAGRRAYSEADLGWLEILRCLRDTGMPIATMRQYAALALASGADAEQTIPERIEILEHHASEVAATIDLLRRQQQHLTEKIAHYRGLVAAVDSAPEPSPAQMS, translated from the coding sequence ATGGCGACCTTCACCCCCGCCGAGACGGCGCGGCGCAGCGGCTTCAGCATCGACACGCTGCGCTACTACGAGCGGATCGGCCTGCTCAGCGGCGTCCGACGCGACCATGCCGGGCGGCGCGCCTACTCGGAGGCCGACCTCGGCTGGCTCGAGATCCTGCGCTGCCTGCGCGACACCGGCATGCCGATCGCCACGATGCGCCAGTACGCCGCGCTCGCTCTCGCCAGCGGCGCGGACGCCGAGCAGACGATCCCCGAGCGGATCGAGATCCTGGAGCACCACGCCTCGGAGGTCGCCGCGACGATCGACCTGCTCCGGCGCCAGCAGCAGCACCTGACGGAGAAGATCGCGCACTACCGAGGGCTGGTGGCTGCCGTCGACAGCGCCCCGGAGCCCTCCCCCGCTCAGATGTCGTAG